The Phycodurus eques isolate BA_2022a chromosome 5, UOR_Pequ_1.1, whole genome shotgun sequence DNA segment cgtgacagccgcGCGTGACTCGTGTTTAGATTACAGACTACAGAGAAACAACAGCTTTTACATCCATCTTAGTTTTGTCACTACCCCAACTTGGATAGTTCAGACCACTGGAGAAAATACCTttcagtaagttgcagatgtttttgctgttgttttggttgtgcgtaaggcaacattagcactattttatggtcacaagtaactgttaaacatgcatctttttatgtttcttttcatcgcccctctcaaaaagattaaaaaataaatcagttgagttgtacaaaaattctaggtcacagaaaaaaaaaagagtggaaaaagtttgaaattatttatcttgggtcaaaattcttttacaacacaaaaacatggcatttgaacaggggtgtgtatactttttattagGTTTTACACGATCACGATTTTTGGgtcgagtttaaaaaaacgataaccgatcaccgatccgatcacaaaatggaggaatgtgtctatttaaatgacctgttcatttactgtatatacttgtgtacttaattgctcaaaaaaattatatttacaactgcccgcagttagctgggataggctccagcactcccgtgacccttgtaaggataaagcggtacagaaaatggatggataaataatgtatctttgttcatctatttatgccagtgaggcatagtgacagacagaacaaatgcatggtcttctattagatggcaggaagtaaatacagtaattaatgtagccactttttgtgacatttttgtttgttggtgtgccgtgagatttttcaattgcaaaatgtaaaatgttccttggctccataaaggttggaaatcactgctctcgtcagatcgtgtattctaatcagtcaggtcaaaccaacattacaacatgacagaaataatgggtgctgacttactgtaattaaattactttattttaaattaaattaattaaacacaccgaaaattaaattaattaaacacaccgaaactttagagcatgattcgacagaacggcggcatgtttacgtccaactgttcgtgctagcagtagcttgctaggctacataacggtttattgcctgcttgtgagccatatcgtattaaaagtacgggaacatgcctcaagcaagccttaaacgtacgtcctctcctgtcctgagcaccagtgaccaccaacacacatttttccccattttgtccttatactaccgtcggcgcgctccactcttgttgtcgtcgccacggtaacgagtgtatccggccgcatttgagttgacgagATAAAGCCCAACGTTCGTAAAAAACGGgctgcggtggtatcggaatactagattttattgcagtaatctgagagtgcaatcgtgaaagagcaaatttgtcttgtagtttgatccgggcattacgtggtgcctgtctcagacgtgttgactgtcccacaccgccgacggtgttttttttttgttttgttttttaaataatttcattggccgtcagatatttacagtactacgtcaaaagacacgcgactaggctaaaaataaactagcttttggattcaaatatactgtgcatgcggCGACGCGGCGTAAATGTCATTTGCGGTGccaatcgatgacgtcattgatcggatcggtgaattatgacattaaagccgatcagccgatccgcataaaatgctaaatatcggccgataccgatcagcccgataaaatcggtgtaaagtctactttttatatccactgcagccttgttcctgtttttgtattctgcctggtgagcctacagtattgtagtaaaaacaataagaccatttcttggagatgaatttgatttaattgattttacaaagacttaatattaattatgttttagattaagtgatgTTATTCaacaatatctgaatttgcacaatcatattttatttatttttactttacttgaCATTCatactctgatttaaaaaataaatcagaaattaCTTACTAGTTActtagtacttgagtaattttttattcagtactttcttactcttactcaagtaattatttggatgactattttttacttttacttgagtcattttattctaaagtaacagtattcttacttgagtacaatatttgactaCTCTAGCCCACATCTGATTGTATCTAAATATATGTAGTGTAGTTTTCTGGAGATTGCATACATTGTACGAGGGATGTACTGATACCATGTTTTTCAGACAAAGTACGAGCACAagtacttacagtatatttgagtACTGGTCGATACCGATatttgataatgccattacgtCTCGTCTTtgtgataaaaatgtgttttaatttgattaaaaaaaacaatttcaacgacacaaaacacaaacttgTCTTGAACATGGCATAGGTTTCACTCAAACATAACACTTTTAAGAATcacaacttgtcattactgacattttaacattcagcTGCATGTTTTagtaaaaagtattttcttccATGACATCATTGCAATGAAAAACATGTCTCCAAAATTATGTGATTTTatgataaataacattttatcattgtttttaatGGATAAAACCAACATTTGACGATATTGTATAAGCTTTTCATTGGGCAGGAAGGAACTGTATATACAATAGGTTGCAGCCCCTTGTTAACAGCCACAAAAGGTTAGTAGGAAATACAGAAAATATACAGTTGCGTGTACTtaagatgtactgtattacattgCCTTATTTTGGCAGCAATACACCATATAAGGTAATGAAAGGGATAATTTTGtactcctccccccccccccccccccccaatgaaaAGTCCTCCCTTATATGACTTCATTGCTGTCGGAGTGGCAGAACCAGACCTCAATTTGCCACCTTTGTTAAGAAAACAGATTTTTGGGTGGGAGGAAGGGGGTCTTGCTCTAACATCGCCAGTTTTATTCTACATCAGCAGCTGAGATTGTATGGAAACTATGGCTAATTTCAGCTGAGAAAGGTAAAAGAAagactacttaaaaaaaaaaaaaacgtactgaTCTGGTTTATGCATATAATGACCCATAATAAGAGTAATAAGAGAAAACCATAGGAGAAAAAAAGTAGATTCTCTCTATCTAtaaatccatctatccagctaCAGTATTTCCATGGGGAAATAAATCAATTTCTCTGCACCTCCGTCATGACAACTGGGCCATCTCAGTGTTGATGGACAAAAGACGAAAAGATGACAATGTATTGTTGTTCCACATCCATTTATTGATTTGTAGTTTCAGCACAGTAGATATTGTGCTGAACGATGACCGAAAAGATtaataagacatttttttttttacaggagttGCACAGTTGAAAATCGATTTGTCGCCTTCACAATGAGATGATGCAGACGTGAAACATAGATTGTTTCCCAAAACAGGCCATATAGTATGACTGTAAATGGCTTGATCACCAATAAatacacgtaaaaaaaaaacacattgataaTCATTTgcattatcaaaaaaaaaaaaaaagtacataaaagATAAAGGCACACATCTTAATCCACCTTGGCAGTCCAGGatcacccaaaaataaaataaaaatcatggcAACAAGAGTAATGAGccacaagagaaaaaaagaatacttaaataacataataatactaatttattcttattattgtcaTAACAATATCCAGTCAAGTTTTCCTATGATTCCACTTTCTTGCTCACTAACAGATATTATTCCAGTTTCACAACCACACGTCATCGTCTTTGTTCTTCCAGCATTTTGGACACGTGTGCTTtggtaaataaatgtttcttttcctttttatttttgtttattcaaaGTGGTAGTGACCCAACGAAGTGGAAAACTGTGACCGAATTTAccgaaattaattaaaaactcaCTTCCAGCTGTGCTATAAAAAAAGAGGATAAAAAAGTTCTTATATTTTGTAAAATCAAAAACAGAAgcataatacaagaaaaaatacTAACATAGTATAATCTGATCACTGTAAATCCAGTTAACaagaagaatacaaaaaaaaaaaaaaaaaaaaaaaaaaaaaaaaaaggcaatagaATGCAATACAATTCGcactgtgtctttttttttttgggaccagTACCCCAGGAGCCTTCTTTCACACCACAACATTCATTCAATGCGGGATTGATTTCCTCGCCGTCACCACGTGCTTTTCCAGTCACATCATTCCGAAACTTTTTTAGGGatggtgtcaatcaaaagtctcccatttgcagttttaaagcTGTATCAACAGCCTCTAGGTGAGGGTGTGGTGGGAGGAATACAACAAAATGTGAGGTAACGCCAATGCCGGGATGATTTCATACGCCGGCGGCGGCTGGGGATtcccgggggggggggtcctcgtTACTCCCTCGCTCCCGTGAATTATGTCAAAGCTTGCTCACATCTTTGGTTGGAGAACATTCCGTGTACTTTCTCACTCGCTTTCGCTAATCTATTACAACGACCTCACAAGTCcttccacaggaaaaaaaaaaatcccagaaaATTCCCTTTGCTCTCTCTTCACTTTCCTCTATTCCCTCATATCAACTTCCTCTCAAACAATAGCTGGCTAATTGTGCTCGCTCGACATAGCAGACCAGTGTACACAGCCGGAGGGCCGCACCCCCACCTGTGCCCAGCGAGGGCTAACGTTTGGCTTAGTCAGCAGCATGTTTAAACAAACCACCTGGTAGCTTAGTTTAGCTCAGTGGGTCGGGGGTGAGGGTTAAGCCACCGAGTACAAAAGTGGGCTAACTCTATTTTCATCATCGGTCAAGTCAATTGCAGAAATTATAAGACAAAAGTAGTCATATATTTCAGATCAATACAGTTTTAAATCATTCTTTAGTTCCAATTTTGGCATATGGGGCAGTCGTTTAACGCATTTATTTTAGAAGCTTGAGTGCCAGTGCACCTGCTTGTTAGTCTAAGCGAATGTTATTTATCAACTTTCATGGAATATCGACAGATAAAACGAATGTTTGGACCTGGACCACTATTGCACCAAATGGAGTTGGCCCACTCCAGTTCTCAGTGGCCTAATTATGATCTGATAATCAACTAAATAGTCTTTATTAttcctctgaggttttatttgtttttgaaatggcAAGGCAGACCAGTTAAAACACTACCGTGGTCATAGGTTACGTACCCCTGGTTTAGTCGTACTGATGGCGCTTTTGGTAGACTCATTACCAGGCTGACAATTACAAAGtctttggaaaaaataaaacagactcacgTTAATCATGactttaaataaacaaagaaatatggcaaaaCATCAGAAATGCATTGTGATAGTGGGTGCATTTCCAGGCCTCTAGGGGGCAGCCACACAAACCAATCCAAACCGAGGCAAAAGAGCACAGTTGAGTCGCTCCATACCAACGTAAGAAATATACAATTTtttatgttatgcataaaaagGCACGTCCTACATATTCACCAACTGTCGTACACAATAGGGGCAGGATACAATATAGATACAGCTGGATCCATTATTGCTATGATGTGAATGACATTCGTTTTCCCATTCTCAGTTCCATCATTACTGGGATGTATCGCACCTGCTTTTATTCCAATGTATCCAAAATCGCGCTATCGCCGTATTGTGACGTCACGACTGACTTGGCGATTCCCACCCAAAGTACACACAGCCTCTTATGAATATACAATGCACAGACGGACGGTTATATAGTGTCGGTtttatcattaataataataattcaatacgTCAGATCTGCACATAAAGAGTGTGGACTCCAGTAACAGCAAACACCCGTCAAGTtttgcacaacaacaaaaaagcgatgcaaatattaataaataaatcagcaacttTTTGGAATAAGACCctggtttgtttctttttgtttagttttttgttttttttaaatcatgtcttccaaaaacataaaagaaaaaaaaaaaaaaaagtcaagatcACAAAAGCTTGTGTGCTTCGTGTGAGTTTTTTAAGGTGCTTTTGTAAACGGACGAccagatttgtgtgtgtgtgtgggggggggggggggtggggcgggtggggggggggaattctgCGCTACATGTCAAGTGTGTAAAGGTGGAAACGCAGCGAGGTGGCAATGTGGGCAGGGCATGGGTGCGGGGGCTGAGAAACACTTGGGTGGCATTGTGTGTGCGATTCTGTTCACAAAAGCCCTGACGGATTTTCAGGAGCGTATTGCTGcctcacaaacaaaaaaaggctcaGTTTCACTATTAAGTTTTTGTTCTAAAATATCTTTTTCACATTCTCACGTGAACTTGCCACGTTGTTTCAAGATATATTTTCAAGTTATAAAAAAACTATTAATGGGGAACGTTAAATGATAGAGGTGTACAGCAAGAATGTCTCGTTTACATGATTCAATTTAAATTCCactgttattattatgttatcAGTATGCATACTCTTAAGAAGATTTTGAAATGCGTGGAGTTGTATCGAAGAAAGAATGGATCAGACCCTCTTGAGGTAGCGTTGTTCCTCATTGATCAACAGGAGGTTGCATGGAAGGCTAGATTCTGAGGCACTGAGAACTTGAGTGGGCTAAcacaatttttgtcatttttaagttaaGTGCAGACATGAATAGAGAAGAGGCTTATCTTTCAGAAGGATAATGGTCCACATCAaggtttagttccaattttAACATTTAGGAGGCAGCCCATTATTGCACTCAGCACTATTGTTAGCTTGGGTGCCAGTGCATCTGCATGTTAGTATAAGTGAATGTGAATCATCATCTCTCATGAAATATAGATAGATTTGACAGATGTTTTGGACTTGGATCACATTGCAACAATCTTTTAGTGGCAGCCATTGGACAGCAGGAATAAAACTTTAAATCACTTCCCTgctgcaaaacaaaatggaattaGTCTCGATCTCAGTGGCTCATATCATACCTTTAAATACCATGATAAGTTCACGTTGTAACCTGGAAAGATATTCTTGTAATAAACTCTTCACACAAACTTAACATGATATTTTTCACGTAATTACATGATACTgagccttttttgtgtgtgcgtgtggcagtaatacgcttccgtagtacactttcagtgtgtgtgcgtctgtgtgttaGCCTAACAATTCCATCAAGATTTCAGCCCTGTTTGGAAAACCTCATCGAATACATATCCCAGAAACACACTGGTCGTTAATGCctcataaatacacacacacacacacacacacacacacacacgcacgctcacactcacgctcacactcacacacactcacacacacacacacacacacacacacacagagttgtGCTTCCTGTCCCATGTGTTAGGTGAGGTTGCTGCTGATGTCCAGGGCTTGCTGGTACACCTGAGTCATGTCCTCCAGGTCCCCCAGCAACGAGAAGCTGCCATTGTCCTGCGGGGAGCCTTTACTTCTGGGGCTGCGGCCGAATTTGGGGCCCTGGAGCGCTGCGGACGCCGGCTGGAAGCCCGTGAAGTTGGCCAGGTGCAGCAGGTTCTCGGCCGACACGCACGCTCTAATGTTGGAGCGCAAGTGCGGCGTGGAGGGGTGCCACTCGGCGGCCTTGTTGGAGCCGTCCTCCCCGACGATGCTGGACGGCCGACTCTGACTGCGCGTTAGGCCCGAGTCGGCGGCGGAAGGGGACTCGCCGAGGGCTCCCCCGGCCGCCAAGGCCGCTGCCGAGGGTGGCCCGCTGTAGGTGGAGTACTTTCCGTTGCGTTTCAAGATGCCCTTTCTTCCCATGGCTCTCTTGGGTGGTGAGGTGGAGAGCAGAGTCATGCTGGCTCCACCCAGGAGCTCGGAAGACTCACTGCGCTCGGGGGAGGAGTAGTACCCTGATTCCCGTTGTTGGTTGTTCTTCAAGATGCCTTTTTTGGGTAGGGTGGGCACCATCTTTGCCGGCGAGCCTCCCCCGAAAGGCGTGTCTTCTTCTTCTCGATCTGGACTCGAGGCCTCGCCACCGCCTTCTGCCTGCTCAGGCCCGGCCGTCTGGCCCTCCTCCGCAGCGGCTGACTGCTGCTCCCCTGCCACTCTGGTCTTTAGGATGCCCTTGGGTCTCTTCAGTCCCGGTTTGTCTTCGCCGCCACCGTGTTTCTGGCCGCCCTCCTCCACATTTTCCTTCTTATATTTTTTGGGCCTCTGGCGCAGTAGTTGGGGCAAGGCGGTTGGCTTGGAGGCAGGACCGCGTGGCTCAGTGCGGTTCTGCCAGTCGATGAAGCGGGCCAGCATGGGCGAGCCGCCGCGGTCCTGCTGGGCGTCGCAGTCGCACACGCTGTTCTTCCAGCCCCAGTTCACCCACCAGTGATTGGCGATATCCTCCACGGTGGCTCGGCGCTCTGGGTTCACCATTAGCATCCAGCGGATCAAACCCCGCGCATCTAAACAAAaatttaacacaaaaatgtatttatatttgaaaGATATCAGTAAGTATCTTTctattaaaaatacatctttggTTAGGGTAAGGCGGATACAGAATGATATCACATAAAGTCATGATACCAGTCCATACACAACTTGGGCAAAAGTAAATGGATGCCTGGTAATGAAAGTGAAAATTGGAGCAAGAGTGGAGTTGGccccaaactttttttcaagttgCAAAAGCTACTAAAATAACCAATCTGTACCACATTTGTCACCCTAAAGTTGGGGTACTGATTGCAGTAATCTGTTGATTGGATGACAGAAAATTGTCCCTTTAGCATaacaactgtactgtactgcagaATGAAAAGACCGGTCAattttacattataaaaaaGTACCGCAAGAAACCGCTAAAAAACACACTGCATTGAACAGATAAGTCAGGATAATGAGAGATGCTGGCAAACAAAAGCATTGGAGCTGAACTAAAGTCTCCTGTGTTTACCTCTTGGGTATGGCGACTAATTTTATCCAAGAAAATAGAGTACAGCAGCAAATTGGAAACTGTGGAATAAAAGACCACAGTGTCCAGAGCTACGGCATGGCAAGAAGGTAAGCCAACATTAGGGTGAAAGTTCATGTTTGTAATTTTGAATTTTAGGAGGAGAGGAGACTGATGATGATAAGAAAATGGAGTGCAGAGCCTAACTTGAGACTGCGGTGTATAATAATTCAGCATCCAGAACTAAGCCCCAGCAACAAGGTAAGATAACATAACGAGTCCATGTAGTAGGGCCATGCTTTACCAAACAATCATGAGATTCATTCTCAATTCTTGTGTCTAAAGTGTGGAAATAATGTGGATTCTGTAGTACCTGAGGATTGTGTGGGCTCTTTGTAATCACCGTTGCTAATCTGGCGAATGAGGTTCTTGTGGTCGCCTCCGTCAAATGGCATTGTTCCGTACACCAGTGTGTACAACAGCACCCCCAGTGCCCAGCTGTCCACCTGAATAAACACCAGACAAGTTGATCCCATTGGATGCATATACTGGTCCAGGAAACCCCCActattcgcaggggatagggaccgaggcCAGCCACAAACAGCGAAAAACCACAAGTAATTGACGCACCAACGctaaaatgttaataaatgccgcagaaaaaaaacccaactgaATTTGAGAACAACTAATAACTGGGGGTTCACTCTCACTGTACCTATGCATGTAGCTAGGTTAAGGAATGTTATGTTATGCAACTGTGACTTAGCAGTCTTTACATGATTAATGACTCAtggcattaaaataaatgttgtggAAAGAACTCAGCTCAGCCTAGCATCAGAATGGACCCTTGAATTATGCCTAGGAGATTACGTTGACATTAATAAGTGCTCGAATGGCTTTTCCGCGCTCGCTTGTTGGCTGGGAGAGGCCCGTGACGCTACGATGCCTGACCGGCACATCTTTTGCAGTCTTAATGACAAGCGGTGGGAAATGTCTCGTTTCCATCCAGATAAATGCTTTCCTCTCCCTCTTGCTCTGTCAAGCAGAAGCAAGTACTTTGTGACCACCAACCTAATGCAATGTGGCTTTCTGAGTGCGCAGTTACACAAGACCCAGTGTCTAGGGCATGACGAGGTGCAGGGGAACGACGTGGGAGCGCAAGGCCAGGGGGTGGATGAGACCAGCAGAGATGCTGCTGGTGACTGGCTGCCATTCACTGATGAGCAATTTGTCTGCTTGTATGCCAGTGTTGCGTCTGGTTCATGTTGAGTGGgccgggggggtggggggaggtcGGCAGGATGAGAGATTGGAGGAATGCTCTTCTCTGAAGCCCTGACACAAGGTCTAGAAAGAGGAAATTAGATAAGGCCAGTTAAGGAACTTCCTCCAAGGCTCTGGACCCATACCAAGAATGCACTGCGCTCTTTTTGCTTTTGGTCCATCGGTGAGGGCAAATGAGGGCATGATCCATTGTTGTGTactatttttttacagtgcgtTTGCTGTAATTTGTGACCTCAGCCCAACCGTTGACATGTAATTTTCAATTGAGATCGgatggcaatgtttttttttttttttttttttagcactctCAAGGAAATTATAGTGAATTACACTTAAGTGGAATTGTTGGGTTTGCGTGACTTTGTTTTATGTAACAAAGTAATTTAGTTCATACTGTGCTTGCTTCAGCGTGGCCACTCTGTTGCACAAATTCTTTGTGGTGGGAGGAACAATCGAATCGTCTTTGTCTCCCTTTGGCGCTCACTCAAACTGTACTCTCTTCAgcaaattaaaagtaaaagaaCGGCACGTCCAGTTGGGGACGCCATACGTGAGCCCAGGCCGACCCGACTGAATCAGTGCCAAGGAAGTACCGAGCTTGAGTGCAGCACAGAGCGCCCACACTGTTCAGCAAGCTCAAGTGCGATACGAATAGCCTCAGGGCGCACTCAACCTGGGCCACTGCTACCTTACCAGCCTTCCACAAGATTACCCCTTCCTGGCTCTCGTTCGTGCTTCAGCACCTTTACCTTTAGTCTTATCTTATGTCTATCTTTATTTAGTCTTAAGATTTTAGGTGTCTCCAGTGCTTCTACCATACCTACTTCAGCCTTACCGCTCCCTCCTTTTTCCTTCTTACACTGAATTACTGTAACTTCACTATAGCTTATGCCAAATCACTTATGATATTTCTTTTAAGTGGCGGGAAAAATGATTGTGTTAAATGTATGACAGGATAGGAAAGTGGACTGTGCCTGAGCACAGGACAGAGCGAAACAAATTTACTGGATGGTGTCAAGAGTGCTCAAATGCAGTACAAATTGCCTCAGGGTGCACTCTACCCGGGAAGGTTCTACCATACCAGATTTGGCCAGGATTATACCTTCCTCAGATCATTTGAGATTCAGCAAATGTATGCGTTTTAAGATTTTATAAGTCTCAAGCGTGAGTACCCCTCCTTCCTTTCCCCTATTTACATTGCACCGTATTCATTCATAATTTGGCATGTTTGCGTGGGCTGTCGCTTCACAATATGACATTGTATTACTGCAACTTTCTTAACATTGTGTCTTATACCGAGTCACTCTGGTTATTTACATTGTGCTAGGAGGCgatcattaattaaaaaaaaaaaaaaggaatcactGTCTGGCcctaaataaactaaaaacaagaaaaaactgTCTAACGATGCATCAACATTGACTGAAAGGCCAACCAGTGATGGTAGAGTCAGTAGTGTAGGACAAGACTTAAATAGAAACCCAAGTCACGAGAGGTACAATAAATGCTGACTGAGTGAATGGAATCCCCCTGAGTTTATGCAAATAGATGCTCTTTGtccaaaaacatggacaaaGAAAAGATGTATGAGACTGAAGTTTTATGAGTAATGCCTTACAGTACAGTTTTTCAGTACTCTTCGGAGACATTTTCACCATGTGACCATGAGTACTATTTGAGGCTATGCTGCTCATTCCGATCCAATTACAGTAATGCGAAGGTAGGTGAGCAGCATCTATCTTCCACTTTCTCACATCAAAGGATATTTTAAGGAGGGAAGTTGAAAGTGCGGGGGAAGGAAGCAGATAGTATTTGGCCCGGACCACTGTGGAGTTGCAAGAGAGACCTCCTTTTGACTTTAGACCGGTGCTAATCCCATCAAAGTACTGCAAATAAGGCCTACACTCCTCTTTGTGCACAGGCGAGAGTGATGGTGATGATTACAAAGGTGTTAACAATGATGTGAGATCTGCCACTGACAGCTAACAATGATGATGGCTTTATCAAATGGAAActtgcaaaaacacactttataGCCTTTGCGTCATTGGCGCTCACCTCCGGCCCGCGGTATGGCCTCCCGTTGACGATTTCTGGTGAAGCGTAGAGCGGGCTACCGCAAAAAGTTTGCAGCAGCTTGTCTTTGTGGTAGAGGTTGGACAGGCCGAAGTCAGCAATCTGAATACGAGCAAGAGAGAATGCTGGCATTAATCCATTGCACATGAAACGGTTGGagagatttcttttaaaaaaaagttaccttAATATTACAGTTTTCATCAAGTAGCACATTTTCCAGTTTCAGATCCCTGTGCACCACTCCATTCTGAAAGACGACACACAAATCAATCATTAACCAAGACAAGTCTTTACACTAATTCCAATTCTTCTGACGTCTGTCTTTTTCTGCAAAAAGGTCAAAGCCGAGCTGACGGAAAGAACAGCAATGACGAGGCAATGACGCCATAACGTCACCTAATTGTACTTTTCCACTGCTCAATCGCTTTTCCACTTCAAAACGGTAATATGGGAAGCTGCAAAAACCACGCCACATTGATCGCATCAGTCGGAACAAGATGCTGACAAACAACAGTGGAGGGGAACGGGTGACTATTGTATTTACTTCTCGGGAATGAGAGGAGACAAGAAAACTGCAACCGCGGGAGACAGGGATCAACAACAAAATTGGACTGGCAATAGTTTACATAATCTACTGACTACATATTGTACCTGGTTTTGCCAATGGAAAAGCATCAAAAGTCAGTAGAGAGTAGTATGCGTCGCATCAGAGCAACTCTGATCTGTCATCTTTACTGTATGCCACTCACAACCACTATGGTTCAGTACACATGGCATTTGAGGAGCGCTATAATATGCTGTGATGTCTGACTCtatacaatggtaccttgacttacgaattCTATTAGTTCCGTGACTGAGCTCGTAGCTCAATGCACTCATATCTTAAAT contains these protein-coding regions:
- the nuak1b gene encoding NUAK family SNF1-like kinase 1 — encoded protein: METAHLAPRRGASRCEPPGGGQSCGGAPRPSSLHAGRSPEESPTGSDGGRRNPGVKKHHHKHNLKHRYELLETLGRGTYGKVKKAIERHSGREVAIKSIRKEKIKDEQDMVHIRREIEIMSSLRHPHIISIYEVFENKDKIVIVMEYASKGELYDYISERRRLSERETRHFFRQIVSAVHHCHKNGVVHRDLKLENVLLDENCNIKIADFGLSNLYHKDKLLQTFCGSPLYASPEIVNGRPYRGPEVDSWALGVLLYTLVYGTMPFDGGDHKNLIRQISNGDYKEPTQSSDARGLIRWMLMVNPERRATVEDIANHWWVNWGWKNSVCDCDAQQDRGGSPMLARFIDWQNRTEPRGPASKPTALPQLLRQRPKKYKKENVEEGGQKHGGGEDKPGLKRPKGILKTRVAGEQQSAAAEEGQTAGPEQAEGGGEASSPDREEEDTPFGGGSPAKMVPTLPKKGILKNNQQRESGYYSSPERSESSELLGGASMTLLSTSPPKRAMGRKGILKRNGKYSTYSGPPSAAALAAGGALGESPSAADSGLTRSQSRPSSIVGEDGSNKAAEWHPSTPHLRSNIRACVSAENLLHLANFTGFQPASAALQGPKFGRSPRSKGSPQDNGSFSLLGDLEDMTQVYQQALDISSNLT